The following proteins are co-located in the Procambarus clarkii isolate CNS0578487 chromosome 4, FALCON_Pclarkii_2.0, whole genome shotgun sequence genome:
- the LOC138371104 gene encoding uro-adherence factor A-like produces MLGKVLVNVDLTASSRLSAEIKLREVFTLTTSKTLATTATLKDSARLTPSETLTASARVAASARLAASTRLTSSARFAEITTLATSARLEASAKLAASETLAATARLSESVRLSESVRLSESVRLSESVRLSESVRLSDTVRLSDTVRLSDSVRLSDSVRLSDSVRLSDSVRLSDSERLSDSVRLSDNVRLSNSVRLSDSVRLSDSVRLRDCVRLSDSVRLPGIRNLTGKARFTAISRLLAITRL; encoded by the coding sequence ATGTTGGGCAAGGTGCTGGTGAATGTCGATTTGACTGCTTCAAGCCGATTATCTGCTGAAATAAAATTGAGGGAGGTATtcacactaacaaccagtaaaaCACTCGCAACTACAGCAACTCTCAAAGACAGTGCCAGACTCACACCCAGTGAAACACTCACGGCCAGTgcaagagtggcagccagtgcAAGACTCGCAGCTAGTACTAGACTCACATCCAGTGCAAGATTTGCAGAAATTACAACACTTGCAACTAGTGCAAGACTCGAAGCCAGTGCAAAACTTGCAGCCAGTGAAACACTTGCAGCCACAGCAAGACTCAGCGAAAGTGTAAGACTCAGCGAAAGTGTAAGACTCAGCGAAAGTGTAAGACTCAGCGAAAGTGTAAGACTCAGCGAAAGTGTAAGACTCAGCGATACTGTAAGACTCAGCGATACTGTAAGACTCAGCGATAGTGTAAGACTCAGCGATAGTGTAAGACTCAGCGATAGTGTAAGGCTCAGTGATAGTGTAAGACTCAGCGATAGTGAAAGACTTTCAGATAGTGTAAGACTCAGCGATAATGTAAGGCTCAGCAATAGTGTAAGACTCAGCGATAGTGTAAGACTCAGCGATAGTGTAAGACTCAGAGATTGTGTAAGACTTTCAGATAGTGTAAGACTTCCAGGTATCAGAAACCTCACAGGTAAGGCTAGATTTACAGCTATTTCAAGACTCTTAGCCATTACAAGACTCTAG